A window of Phycisphaeraceae bacterium genomic DNA:
ATCTCGGCGTGGATCATGCCGTTACCGGTCATGCTGAGTCCGGAGGTGAGGCCCGGCATCGGCGGGATGGCTGCCTGAACAGGGGAGGCGCAGAGGGCTGCCAATAACGCCGAGCTGATGATTCGGAGCATGGGAGTGTTACCTTGTGAAATCGAGGCTGACGCCTCAGTCATGTGGATGGATCAGTCAGATCAATGGACCGTGCACCATAAACATGGTGCTACGGTCGGGTAGGCCCCGGGAGGTGGGCGTGTACTAGGGCGAGCGAAGCTCAGGCGACAGGCGGAGCGCGGCCCGCGGTGATGTTTGGCGGTTCGATCGCACCGATCTGAGGCGGCTCGAGGATCAGCGGGAGTTCATCGAGCAGGATAACGATGGGGTCAAAGACCATCGCGGGCGGCGGGGTGTTGAGCCCCGTTTTGAGATGGCAGATCAGGCATCCGCCCGAGCAGGGTTCCAGAGGGGTGCCATCGGGTGAGGACTTGATGAGGTCGCAGAGAGGGCAGAAAGAGACGCTGGCGGCGTTCTGGCTTTCGCTTGGGAGAGCGATAGCGCCGCGCTTGTGGCCGGGGAGGATCACAGCGAACCAGAGGACGCACCAGGCGATCATGAGCCAGCGGAGCTTATTGCTGTTCATGGCGTGTCTTGAGGGGTGAGACGTTATGAACGTATCACCGGGTGCGGTCAATGGCAGAGGTAATAATTTACTGGACTTCATCGAGCGTGCAAGCAGTGAATGCGGCGAGGGTGGTCATGGCGGTGAAGGCGAGAAGGGTGGCGGAGACGCCCAGTGTCTGGGCGAGGAGGGCGAAGGCAGAGGCGGCGAGCAGGAGCAGGCCGATGGCGGTGTTGGCGATGGCGGTGTAGGCGGCGCGGGTGTCGGGCGTAGCCATGTCGGTGAGGTGGACCGAGCGGCCAAGGCGGACGCCTTGGTAAGCGATCATGAGAATAAACAGACAAGCGGGAAGAGCGTATACAAGCCATGGGGCATCGGCGGCGAGGACACCGAGGGCGGCGGTGGCACCGAGAGTCACCGCGGCGATGACCGAAGTGAGGATGAGGACCTTGCGGGAGGAGCGGTCAGCGAGCCTGCCCCAGATGTAGTTGCTCACGAGGGCGGCGAGGGCAGAAGCAATGATAAAGAAGCCCAGCCGAGCGTCATCGGGAGCGTTTGAGCCCGCGAGGGCAATCATGTAGGGCGGAGCGAGGGCGGTCGCGGTGAGGAGTCCACGGGTGGCGATGAAGCGGCGCAGGTGGCAGTCGGTGAGGACTAGCTTGAGGTTATCGCGGGCTGTGATGAGGGCATTCGCCCCGCCTTCGGTGCTGCCTGAGTCTTCGGTGAGGCTGGTCATGAGCGCGGCGGCGGTGAGCCAGAGGCCAGCGGCGAGGAACAGGACGATGGCGATGGTGGTCGGCGTGCGCGGGAGGAGATTGGTGGCGAGTAAGATCCCAAAGGTTAGAACAGCTGCCGCCGCGACGGTGCCTGCGGTACCCGTGGCGGTCCCTCGGGTGGACTTGGCGACGGTCTTGCCAAGGACATCTTTGTAAGACACGGAGCAGATAGAACGCCCCAGAGCAAAGAGCGCGAGGAGGGCAACGATGGTGAGACCCGCAGACGTGCCTTCAAGTACCAGGGAAGCGGCGGCCATGGCAAGGACTGCGAGGCCTTGAACAATGGAGCCGGCAACCCACGCCCATTTACGTCGGGGCATCGTACGGATGTAGCTGGCGGTGATGAGTTGGGGGAGGAGGGCACCGGCTTCGCGGACAGGAACGAGGAGTCCGATGAGGGAAGCGGGGCTGCCCAAGGCGGTGAGAAGCCAGGACAGAACGAGTTTGGGGTCGAGGAGTCCGTCGCCCGTTTTGGTCATGGCGAGTGCGGCCACGTGGGTGAGGAAATTGGCAGGCTGCTCGCGGCAGGCCTCATCAGGGATATCCCGACAGGCGCGGCTGTCGTCTTCGGCGGTGAGGGCTTCGTGGACGTGCTCGAGGGTGGACTGGGTCATAAGCTCGCTGCTGCGGGGAAGTGTAGACAGGATCTGGTCTGTGATCGACGAGAGCGGATCGACTAAAGTCAGAGTGTCAGATTGCTTAACCAATAAGGAGTCATCGTGATGAATACTCTGTTGTCCGGTGGGGGCTCTCGGCGTGAGTTTCTCAAGGGCGCGGCTGCCGCGGCGGCGGGGCTGGGTCTTGGAGGGCAGGGGTCGATAGCTCTGGGTCAGGTCGGGGGTGGATCGACTCGTTGGGGCGGGAAAGCAAAGAACGTGGTGTTCATGGTGTCGGACGGGATGAGTCAGGGGACGTGGACGATGGCGGATATGGCGCACCGGCTGCGCTCGGGTCGGCGGTCGTTCTGGGCTTCGCTGATGATGGAGGGGATGCCGTCGGCGCAGGTGATGACGCACTCGAAGGACTCGCTGGTGACCGACTCGGCGGCGGGTGGCTCGGCGTGGGGCAGCGGGGTGCACCTCAACAACGGCGAGATCAATCGACACGGTGGGAAGGATTACGAGCCTATTCTGGTCACGGCCAGGAAGGCGGGGATGGGTACGGGCCTGGTGACGACAACCCGGGTGACGCACGCGACCCCCGCGAGTTTCGTCGCGAATGTTGACCACCGCGACATGGAAGATGAGATCGCGGGGCAGATGATGGAGAGAGGGGTGGATGTCGTGCTGGGCGGGGGCGCGCGGTATTTTCCTGATGAGCTACTGACAGAGTATGAAGATGTGACCGTGGTACGCACCGCTACGGACCTGGCCATCAAGCGAGGCGTCGAGGGTCGATTGCTGGGGCTGTTTAACGACAGCCATCTGGCATATGAGTTGGATCGGCCGGCGGAGGAACCTTCGCTGCGTGCGATGTCGATGGTGGCGCTTGAGAAGCTCGCTGCACGCGAGACTGGGTTTGTGTTGCAGATCGAGGGCGGTCGTGTGGATCATGGCGGGCACGGGACGGACGCGCCGGCAAATCTCTTTGATCAACTGGCGTTTGATGAGGCGGTCGAGGCGGTGGTGGGTTGGGCCAGACGGCGCGGGGACACGCTGGTGATCGTGACGACCGATCACGGGTGCGGCGGGCCGGAGTTGACCCTCTATCAGGAGGAGGGCAACGAGGGGTTTGCGAAGTTGCTGACAGCCAAGAGCACGGTGACGGCGGTGCAGATGAAGGCGGGGCGTGAGGCGGATCGCGTGGACCGGTTGATCGCTGGCTTCCGAGACGCTTTGGACATCGAGCTGAGTGCTGCGGAGCAGGACTATCTGCGTGGATCGCTCGGTCGTGATCGTGAGGGCGAGGGGTTCAAGGGTTTGCAGGGTGACAGCAGGGTCATCTCGACGGTGCTAGCCAATCACTGGGGGGTGAGTTTTGTGAGCGGGAACCACACGGCGGAGATGGTGCACGCCTCGGCAGTCGGCCCGGGGAGCGAGCTGCTGCGGCCGATGATGGATAATGTGGAGTTTTATGGGTTAATGACGGGGGCGATGGGATTGAGCGTGTGATAGGGCATTCAGAGACGGAATACGGTTGACTCTGGGTATGAACCGGCTGTTTGGTCAATGGGACGACGGACCCGGCTGGCGAGAGCGAGCGATGAAATAGAGTCATAGCGGTGATCAGTCCAGCGGACCGAGGATGTCCGCCAGGCTGTTATGGTGTGCTCTGCGATGTTGATCGCTGACGAAGGAGCACACGATGGCGGTGTATCGCATTGAGGTCTGGGATCAGGGTGTGGATGAGGACCCGGCGGGGGTGACAGGGGACCTGCGGGCGCTGGTGGAGGGTCTGGCGGGGCTGAAGCGGCCGGCAAGAAGCGTGCGGTCGGCTCGTGTGTACCTGGTGGAGGCGGGGATTGATGAGGCGGGCGCATCGGCAATCGCGGAGGGGCTGCTGGCCGATCCGGTGGATCAGGTCGCGGTGGTTGGCTCTCGTCTTGCGAGCACAGGGGCGGTGAGTCTGGAGGTCCACGACCTGCCGGGGGTGATGGACCCGGCGGCGGAGACGGCGCGGGTGGCGATCGCCGATCGGCTCCACGATTCGGGTGATGGCGTGCGCGTGCGAACCGGGCGGCGGATTGATCTGGTGTTCGACGGGCAGCGGCCCGGAGATGAAGAACTGATCGGCGTGGCGGAGCGGTCGGTGGCGAACCGGGTGATCGAGCGGGTGGTGGTGGGCCACGAGCACCCCCCTACTCTGGAGTTGGGTCGGCCCTACGAGTTTGTGTTGGGTCGGATCGAGCTGAGTGGATTGGGGGATGATGCGCTCAAGAAGCTGTCTCGCGAGCAGCACCTGTTCCTGAGTCTCGAAGAGATGAAGACCATCCAGGCATACTTCGGGGAGTTGGGGCGGGAGCCGACAGACATTGAGTTGGAGACGCTGGCGCAGACGTGGAGTGAGCACTGTGTTCACAAGACGCTCAAGAGTGCTGTGCGTTACACCGGTTTCGGCAAGGAATGGCTCGAGGCGTTGCCCGGTGCCGTGGTCGAGGGAGATGCGGTGGTCATCCCGAATCTACTCAAACACTCCGTGGCGGCGGCGACGTTTGAGCTGATGGAAGACCCGACGATCGGTGACTGGTGCGTGAGTGTGTTTCACGATAACTCGGGCATCGTCCGCTTCGATGATGAGGACGGAGTGTGTATCAAGGTCGAAACACACAACCATCCATCCGCGCTCGAGCCGTACGGCGGCGCTGCGACGGGCATTGGCGGGTGTATCCGTGACATCATCGGCACCGGTCTCGCAGCGAAGCCGATCGCCAATACCAACGTCTTCTGCGTTGCCCCCCCGCCCACATGGGCCGAAGGTAATCTTGATGTCCCTGAGGGAGTGATTGCGCCCGAGCGGGTGTTGCGGCGAGTGGTCGAGGGGGTGAGAGATTACGGGAATCGGATGGGGATCCCGACGGTCGCGGGTGCGGTGGCCTTTGATCCGGATTATGTGGCGAACCCGCTGGTGTTCGCGGGGTGTGTGGGGTTGATCCCGCTGGATCGAGTCGAGGGGACAGCGCAGCCCGGCGATCGGATCATCGCGGTGGGGGGAGCGACCGGAAGAGATGGAATTCACGGTGCGACGTTCTCGTCTGCGGAGTTGACCGATGCGCACGCAGAGGAGTTCTCCCACGCGGTGCAGATCGGA
This region includes:
- a CDS encoding alkaline phosphatase yields the protein MNTLLSGGGSRREFLKGAAAAAAGLGLGGQGSIALGQVGGGSTRWGGKAKNVVFMVSDGMSQGTWTMADMAHRLRSGRRSFWASLMMEGMPSAQVMTHSKDSLVTDSAAGGSAWGSGVHLNNGEINRHGGKDYEPILVTARKAGMGTGLVTTTRVTHATPASFVANVDHRDMEDEIAGQMMERGVDVVLGGGARYFPDELLTEYEDVTVVRTATDLAIKRGVEGRLLGLFNDSHLAYELDRPAEEPSLRAMSMVALEKLAARETGFVLQIEGGRVDHGGHGTDAPANLFDQLAFDEAVEAVVGWARRRGDTLVIVTTDHGCGGPELTLYQEEGNEGFAKLLTAKSTVTAVQMKAGREADRVDRLIAGFRDALDIELSAAEQDYLRGSLGRDREGEGFKGLQGDSRVISTVLANHWGVSFVSGNHTAEMVHASAVGPGSELLRPMMDNVEFYGLMTGAMGLSV